One window of Trichoderma breve strain T069 chromosome 3, whole genome shotgun sequence genomic DNA carries:
- a CDS encoding fungal zn(2)-Cys(6) binuclear cluster domain-containing protein, producing MVPDDSGDDKTSVVVVSDSAPRPASASPTRGTSSENQVTQSTSSDSIPTVAAPAPPPQEPTEEQQSQLKHEQPQQQQPPQEQKEEQHHEPQPQSQPQEQSQPQTQTQTLPPPQPQQNGDDSRASETNTTTPVSEADMASHRPALHGMHAGYPTSSSSPIYPQTSLPTTQYASYSTVTAAAQQGDAYRVSPVGTPQMSLPSMRTIDAMSQQSVPPMPHHSMSMGMSMPLTAVSTPPYFTSHSAPLPSNYGFPQDALARYPLPHDPRLINHRGPKKEIKRRTKTGCLTCRKRRIKCDETHPTCNNCRKSKRECLGYDPIFRQQPGTPTSSSVQPVSNSLSQPEPSGIASVQSGSAVGPPTPRLVNSYGSQSPMLPSGYATSSNPGTPSIPPSTYNPSLSVSVKPELGYGYSASGIDPAVRTMSAMPANQMSLSGPDNSYLRAKKMKIDEIIDLLGPPAPVQQISHTEETFNEITKVYHEMYASGLSAFFETSWYYFTDNGKMTFPKDANLIEHMATFLKILEAVKANDHTQMAYSGVLETRIVWELACTAYQIPDRANNSMRLSLPPDNDPIEAKNRLLVVEALLCGDELQSNPLAPPVADADHHRVRQFDFWYSLAEFVRRRDNPNAPSTVKIREDVLSRMRHLLDGRENRDVLYSIAVVRELAPNFDSGYAATIPQHLDESDPKNRLAVASKFILDESQVTGGTTNVVRRFSDIASRAFVNPGVNIARRV from the exons ATGGTTCCAGACGATTCGGGAGACGACAAGACTTCTGTCGTTGTTGTCTCCGACTCTGCTCCTCgacctgcttctgcttctcccaCGAGAGGGACTTCTTCCGAGAACCAAGTCACACAATCTACCTCTTCAGACTCGATTCCCACTGTCGCTGCCCCTGCGCCGCCTCCGCAGGAGCCCACGGAAGAGCAGCAATCGCAGCTCAAGCAcgagcagccgcagcagcagcagccaccgcaGGAGCAGAAGGAGGAGCAACATCACGAGCCGCAACCGCAATCGCAACCACAGGAGCAATCGCAGccgcagacgcagacgcagacgctGCCGccccctcagcctcagcagaACGGCGACGACAGTCGGGCGTCCGAGACCAATACCACGACCCCCGTGTCCGAGGCCGACATGGCGAGCCACCGACCGGCCCTCCACGGCATGCACGCAGGCTATCCcacaagctcctcgtcgcccATCTATCCTCAGACCAGCCTCCCGACCACTCAGTACGCCTCATATTCCACAGTcacagctgcagctcagCAGGGCGATGCATACCGCGTCAGTCCCGTGGGCACTCCGCAAATGTCACTGCCCAGCATGCGCACCATCGACGCCATGTCACAGCAATCTGTCCCTCCAATGCCGCACCACTCCATGTCCATGGGCATGAGCATGCCCCTTACTGCCGTCTCGACCCCTCCTTACTTCACAAGCCATTCAGCGCCTCTCCCTTCCAATTACGGCTTCCCCCAGGACGCCTTGGCTCGGTATCCTCTCCCGCACGATCCTCGGCTCATCAACCACCGAGGCCCCAAGAAG GAGATCAAGCGACGAACCAAGACGGGCTGCTTAACGTGCCGCAAACGACGAATCAAG TGCGACGAGACGCATCCCACCTGCAACAACTGCAGGAAATCGAAGCGCGAGTGCCTGGGCTACGATCCCATCTTCCGACAGCAGCCCGGAACCcccaccagcagcagcgtccAGCCCGTGTCCAACAGCCTCTCACAGCCCGAGCCGTCGGGCATCGCTTCTGTGCAGTCCGGGTCGGCAGTTGGTCCTCCTACACCGCGTCTGGTCAACTCGTATGGTAGCCAATCGCCGATGCTGCCGAGCGGCTATGCGACAAGCTCGAACCCTGGCACCCCGTCGATCCCACCAAGCACCTACaatccttctctctctgtgtctgTGAAGCCTGAACTTGGCTACGGCTACTCTGCTTCAGGCATCGATCCCGCCGTACGCACCATGTCTGCCATGCCTGCCAACCAAATGTCGCTATCGGGCCCCGATAACAGCTATTTACGAG ccaagaagatgaaaatcgACGAGATTATCGATCTGCTTGGCCCACCCGCACCGGTTCAGCAGATTAGTCACACGGAAGAAACTTTTAATGAAATCACAAAGGTCTACCATGAAATGTATGCCAGCGGGCTCAGTGCCTTCTTCGAGACGAGCTGGTACTACTTTACCGACAACGGCAAAATGACATTTCCCAAAGATGCCAACCTCATCGAGCACATGGCAACTTTTCTCAAAATCctcgaggccgtcaaggccaaTGATCACACCCAAATGGCTTATTCAGGGGTTCTGGAAACCAGAATTGTGTGGGAGTTGGCTTGTACGGCATACCAAATCCCCGACAGGGCGAACAATTCCATGCGCCTCAGCCTGCCGCCAGACAACGACCCCATTGAAGCCAAAAATCGCCTCCTGGTAGTCGAGGCTTTGCTCTGTGGTGATGAGCTGCAAAGCAACCCTCTCGCACCTCCAGTTGCAGACGCAGACCACCACCGTGTGCGCCAGTTTGACTTTTGGTATAGCCTGGCCGAATTCGTTCGCAGGAGGGACAATCCCAACGCGCCTTCGACTGTCAAAATCAGGGAGGACGTCCTGAGCCGCATGCGCCACCTTCTTGACGGACGAGAGAATCGAGATGTCCTCTACTCCATAGCCGTTGTCCGCGAGCTGGCGCCAAACTTTGACTCCGGATATGCAGCTACGATTCCGCAGCATTTGGACGAATCAGACCCAAAGAACAGGCTAGCCGTTGCGTCCAAATTCATTCTAGACGAGTCCCAAGTCACCGGTGGAACAACAAACGTGGTGCGTCGGTTCAGCGACATTGCGTCTCGAGCCTTTGTCAACCCTGGAGTAAACATTGCTCGAAGAGTATAA
- a CDS encoding fringe-like domain-containing protein, with the protein MIFIPRPTRRRFILFFASLFITLNTTFLLLPPTSPIRLSINFNASRLFNFLRASATDRDAWLHQQPPPYPLNLRDEVGYLVKTGYGTRHRVPALLKAFSHSGNILSKEKKNFFVVGDWTPTNQTDDGLPIVYNVVNMMMKPKIDPSLQGHPRLAKYRSLQEAVDLADEDKAREIGQEFGWELDALKFIAGMELAYKLMPDKQWYIILDDDTFLIEPSLHLLLSHLDPSRPYYLGNAVGDYKSRFAHGGSGIVLSREVMRRLFHRPDIVAQSYIDSLDETWGDRLVGLTLIKLGIYLDERYSHHFNGEPPDMARIQRDRFCSPIVSFHGARRPGAMEAVGQALSNNREQPVIWAQLWQLFADTSLDNAGREPVRQMRDYVGPTGEGTTTWERIASAEVCRSKCRNRKSCLAWTYDRETRTCRASPWIVIGNNNAETNESGLDWQAVEPLLRQCGRGSL; encoded by the exons ATGATATTCATACCACGACCTACTCGCCGGCgcttcattctcttctttgccagcctcttcatcaccctCAACACCACCTTTCTATTACTCCCTCCCACCTCGCCAATCCGACTCTCCATCAACTTTAACGCTTCTCGCTTATTCAACTTCCTCCGAGCGTCAGCCACGGACCGAGACGCTTGGCTGCACCAACAACCTCCGCCATACCCTCTCAATCTGCGAGACGAGGTCGGCTATCTCGTAAAAACAGGCTATGGCACTCGCCATCGGGTGCCTGCCCTGTTAAAGGCTTTCTCTCACAGTGGAAACATTCtgagcaaagaaaaaaagaactttTTCGTCGTTGGAGACTGGACGCCAACAAATCAGACAGATGATGGGCTGCCTATTGTGTATAACGTTGtcaacatgatgatgaagcccAAGATTGATCCGTCGCTTCAAGGCCACCCCCGCCTCGCCAAGTATCGCTCCCTTCAAGAAGCAGTCGACTTGGCCGATGAAGACAAAGCGAGGGAGATTGGCCAAGAGTTTGGGTGGGAGTTGGACGCGCTCAAG TTCATAGCCGGCATGGAGTTGGCTTACAAACTGATGCCTGACAAGCAATGGTACATCATCCTGGATGACGATACCTTCTTGATTGAGCCCTCGTTGCATCTACTCTTGAGCCATTTGGACCCCTCAAGGCCATACTATTTGGGCAACGCCGTAGGTGACTACAAGTCTCGATTCGCACACGGAGGCTCTGGTATTGTGCTCTCGCGGGAGGTCATGCGGCGACTATTCCATCGCCCCGACATCGTCGCTCAGTCATATATCGACTCTCTCGATGAGACATGGGGTGACCGCCTTGTAGGCCTGACGCTGATCAAGCTGGGCATCTATCTCGACGAGCGGTATAGCCACCATTTCAACGGTGAGCCGCCTGACATGGCCCGAATCCAGAGAGACCGCTTCTGCTCGCCCATTGTGTCCTTTCACGGCGCCCGCAGACCAGGGGCCATGGAAGCCGTCGGTCAAGCTCTCTCCAACAACAGAGAGCAGCCAGTGATTTGGGCCCAACTATGGCAGCTCTTTGCTGACACTTCACTTGACAACGCTGGCCGCGAGCCGGTACGTCAGATGCGGGACTACGTGGGGCCGACGGGCGAAGGCACAACGACATGGGAGAGGATCGCATCGGCAGAGGTGTGCCGCAGTAAGTGCCGGAACAGGAAGAGCTGCCTGGCGTGGACTTATGACAGAGAGACGCGGACATGCCGTGCAAGCCCGTGGATTGTCATTGGAAACAACAACGCAGAGACGAACGAGTCTGGGCTTGATTGGCAAGCGGTGGAGCCTCTGTTGCGACAGTGCGGCCGAGGATCCTTGTAA